GGCGAGCCAGCCGTTCCTGGCGGTGGCCGTCCTCCAGCTCGTGCAGCAGGGCCGGCTGGCGCTGTCGGACACCGTGGGCACCCACCTCACCGGCTTCGCGCCGGAGATCGCCGAGCGGGTGACCGTCCACCACCTGCTCACCGGCACCTCCGGGCTGGACGCCCCGATGCCGGACTGGCGGCGCGTCTTCCACAGCCGGGAGGAGGTGCGCGAGCACCAGCGGGACTGGACCCGGCGGGCGGAGCTGGTGGCCGCGCCCGGCTCGGGCGACAACGGCCACCGCCCCGGCGGCGGCGCGGCCCTGGCCATCGCCGCGCAGGTCGTGGAAGCCGTGTCCGGCACGACGTTCTGGGACTACCTGCACCGGCACGTCTTCGCGCGCTGCGGCATGACCGGGTCGGCGTACTACACGAGGGAGCAGTGGCTCACCGACGAGCACATCGCCCACCCGTACATGCTCCAGGCCGACGGCAGCAGGGTGGACGCCGTCCGCAACCTGGACAAGGGCAGCCTGAACCAGCACGCGCCCGACCGGAACCCGGGCCGCGCCTTCATCGGCCACGCCTCGGGCGACGGCTTCGCCACCGCGCCGGACCTGGTCCGGTTCGCGAACGCGCTGCGCGACGGCACCCTGCTGTCCAAGCCCTACGCCGACCTGTTCGCCGGGCCCAAGCTCCCCGGCCACGGCCCCACGTCGTACGAGGCGTACACGATGCCGGTCTCGATCGTCGGCGGCCAGTGGGTGATCGGGCGCGGCGGCGGCACCGGCGGCGGCTCCGCCAACTGGAGCGTCTACCCGGACACCGGGTGGGTCGGCGTCGTCCTGAGCAACTACGACGACATCCCGCTGCTGGAGATCTGCGTCCAGGAGGTCCAGGCCGTCACCGGCGTGACCCTCGACCCGCCGGGCGGCGGCTGACGGCGGGCTGCCCGCCCAGCACGGTCACCCGTTCCAGCGCCAACCGCCCACCGGTCAGCCGCACCCCGCTCGGGTGACCAGCCGGCCACCCGAGCGGGGTCGACCGCCGTGCCTAAGGGGACCGCGCGCGGGGCCCGCCACCGGCCCCCGTGCTCGCCCCGGCCGGTCATGGCACCCCCGGTGAACGCGACCGCGAACCGGTCACCCGGCGCCCAGGTCACGCTCGCGCAGCACCCACCGGTGGCCCCGCCCCGGTCCGGCCCGCGACCCGGACGTCGGCGGCCGAGGTGCCGAAGTGGTTGTCGTACCAGGCCAGGACGACGTGCAGGCGCCGGCGCAGCTCCAGCGGCCTGCCCGGGACTGCGCACCGTCGCGGTCACCTCGGTGGCCCGGCCGCACGGGCACTGCCGACCGCGCCGCCGTCCGCGCGGGACGGTTGCACGCGCAGGTCGTCGGTGAGCACCGCCGGGTCGACCAGCACCCGGTTGAGCCGGCCGCGTCGGGGTGCCGGTGGTGTGCGCCGCTGCCCCGGCACGTCGGCCCACCCGCCAGCCGTGGTGTGGTACTGCAGGTCGTAGGCGTCGGGTGCGCGCACGCCCCCGCCGTCGTCGTAGAAGGAGATCCGCACGTCGGACACGCTGGTCGGCGCGCCGAGGTCGACGGCCGGCCAGTCCTGCCGGTTCGGGCTGCCGTGGCTGGTCCACCGGGTAGCCGGTCCCGGCGGCGTTGGCCAGGTCGTCCACCAGCGGTTCGGGGTCGGTCGGCCGCGCCGGGCCCACCCGCACGTCGACGGCGCGCAGGTCGGCCTGCCGGTGCACCAGCGTGCCGTCCACCCACACCCGCAGGCCGGTCCCCCGGTGGCGGGCGTCGCCGTCGCGGTCCCAGGCCACGGTCAGGTCGTGGCCGTGGTAGGGCGCGTTCTCCACGGCGAAGTGGTCCGAGTCGGCCGGGACCAGCGGCGAGATCCGCACAGTCCTCGCTGCGCCCGCGCCCGTCGTAGAGCCGGCGGTCCTCGTCGGGGTGGTGCGCCTCGGCCACGTACGGCCGACCGGCCTCGCGCCGGGTCAGCGCGTAGCCGCGCAGCAGGTCGTAGTAGTCCTGCCGGTCGACGTGGGGCTGGGCCGGGTAGTCGTGGAGCAGGTTCGCCAGCGCGGTCAGCGTCTGGCTCGTGGCGTACGGCCGGCTCGGCCCCGACCACCGGCAGCAGCCCAGAGCGCGTCGTGCACGAACCACGGGCTGCGCCGCTCCACGGTGGTGGGGCCGAACGGCGCGGCGAAGCCCATCGGGTCGGTCAGCTGCGCCCACGCCGCGGCGGCGCTCGGCGGCGCCATGCGGAAGTACCAGGGGATGAAGCCGATCTGCTCCCGGTCGGTGACCTCGGTCCGGCCGTCGCGCGTCACGTGGTGGTAGAACCGGGTCCCCGGGTCCCACAGGTTCCGGTCCACAGTGGACTGCAACGCGCGGGCGCCCGCCTCGTACCGGTCGGGCGGCGGCCAAGTCGCCCGGCCCGCCGCGCAGCCGCAGCAGTTCGGCGATGGCCATGGCGTCGCCGTACTGGTAGGCGTTGAGCGTCGGCCGGAAGCCGGTGCCGCCGCGGTAGGGGTCGTCACCCTGGTACGAGCTCGCCGGGTACTCCATCGCGTCCCACACCGGGACCTGCCGGTACAGGCCCGGGTCGCGGTCGGACCGCGGCGCCCAGGCGGCCCACTGCCGCTCCAGCTCGGGCAGCCGGTCCACGGCGAAGCCCCACCGCCCGTCGACCTCGGCGCGCGCCGGCACCGCGTCGGCCGCCCAGAACGAGTACTGGTGGGCCCAGTCGGTGGTGTTCTCGTCGAGGAGGTCGGTGGCGGGCTTGGGGCCCGCGCCGCCGCGCGGCCAGTAGCCGACCGGGCCGAGGAACTCCGAGACGATCCACCCGTCCTCGGGGCCGGTGTGCTTGAGGGCTTCCTTGTAGGTGTGCCAGCGGTGGTAGTAGGTGTCCTCGACGTCGGCGTCCGGCAGGTCGACGAACGGGACGTTCGCCTCGTACCAGTCCGGTTCGACGAGGTCCGCGAGCTTCGCCGCGTGGTCGGACAGGGACGTGACCGCACCCACCGGCGGCACGGGGGCTCCCCGTCCTCGTCGGAACGCGGTGGCGGCCTGGGGCGCCGGCGCGGTTGTAGCCTAGTTTTTCTAACGTTGTAAATAGAGGTGAGGTCTGGGCGTCACACGTTCGTGTTGTCTTTGTTGGACTGATCGGGTTAAGAAGTGCATCCGATCGTTACGGTTTCCCGGGTCTGTTCGATGGCAGTGATGCGGGTGGGTGAACCACTCGCTGGACCGGATGACTGACCGGGCACGACCGCAGGTCCGGTCGGCGTCCCGCATCGGTGGGAGGCGTGATGAACCCCGATGACCTCGCGGCCGCGGTGGAACGCGTCGTGCGGCGCTGCCAGGGAGCCGGTCTGTCGCGGGCCGAGGCCGAGGACTGCGCGCACGAGGCC
This portion of the Saccharothrix syringae genome encodes:
- a CDS encoding serine hydrolase domain-containing protein, encoding MNPDPARGVDRRRLLGWGGLAAAGVPLLGARAAQAAPPDAPTDPDARPGHDPIPPATRPGGAYDRYVAELAARDRFSGVVLLAHRGRTVLSRSYGMADRERGIRNHEGTAFTLSSASQPFLAVAVLQLVQQGRLALSDTVGTHLTGFAPEIAERVTVHHLLTGTSGLDAPMPDWRRVFHSREEVREHQRDWTRRAELVAAPGSGDNGHRPGGGAALAIAAQVVEAVSGTTFWDYLHRHVFARCGMTGSAYYTREQWLTDEHIAHPYMLQADGSRVDAVRNLDKGSLNQHAPDRNPGRAFIGHASGDGFATAPDLVRFANALRDGTLLSKPYADLFAGPKLPGHGPTSYEAYTMPVSIVGGQWVIGRGGGTGGGSANWSVYPDTGWVGVVLSNYDDIPLLEICVQEVQAVTGVTLDPPGGG
- a CDS encoding MGH1-like glycoside hydrolase domain-containing protein produces the protein MDRNLWDPGTRFYHHVTRDGRTEVTDREQIGFIPWYFRMAPPSAAAAWAQLTDPMGFAAPFGPTTVERRSPWFVHDALWAAAGGRGRAGRTPRARR